From Nicotiana tabacum cultivar K326 chromosome 22, ASM71507v2, whole genome shotgun sequence, one genomic window encodes:
- the LOC107789147 gene encoding polyadenylate-binding protein, cytoplasmic and nuclear isoform X1, with protein sequence MALFCSPCNKTLTSISFASFAIPKAFKSPYPPILSSEKVSNFTPRISIDLSQKKPHLPKCSDSSAEPDNTANSTTIIFLKGLAKSTAEGRLKVVFSQFGDVSRVKIITDKISKQPLGFAYIWFPDKESAQSAVQEMNGKMAGLYRFRWQSLDPASLMSRQHLINSRQPRSASGEHLIAHVRSN encoded by the exons ATGGCTCTGTTTTGCTCACCCTGTAATAAAACCTTAACTTCAATTTCCTTCGCATCATTTGCAATTCCAAAAGCATTCAAATCCCCATATCCTCCCATTCTTAGTTCCGAAAAAGTTTCAAACTTTACACCGCGCATTTCGATTGACCTGTCTCAGAAGAAACCTCATTTACCCAAGTGCTCGGATTCATCAGCTGAACCAGATAATACTGCAAATTCTACTACAATTATATTCCTGAAAG GACTAGCAAAATCTACAGCAGAGGGAAGATTAAAGGTGGTATTTTCACAATTTGGAGATGTCAGCCGAG TCAAAATCATAACAGATAAGATAAGTAAGCAACCGTTGGGGTTTGCATATATCTGGTTTCCCGATAAAGAATCTGCACAATCTGCTGTCCAAGAGATGAATGGAAAG ATGGCAGGTTTATACAGGTTCAGATGGCAAAGCCTGGATCCTGCAAGCCTAATGTCAAGACAGCACCTTATAAATTCTAGGCAACCCCGATCTGCTTCTGGCGAGCATTTAATAGCCCATGTAAGGTCAAATTAA
- the LOC107789147 gene encoding organelle RRM domain-containing protein 1, chloroplastic isoform X2, giving the protein MALFCSPCNKTLTSISFASFAIPKAFKSPYPPILSSEKVSNFTPRISIDLSQKKPHLPKCSDSSAEPDNTANSTTIIFLKGLAKSTAEGRLKVVFSQFGDVSRVKIITDKISKQPLGFAYIWFPDKESAQSAVQEMNGKFLDGRFIQVQMAKPGSCKPNVKTAPYKF; this is encoded by the exons ATGGCTCTGTTTTGCTCACCCTGTAATAAAACCTTAACTTCAATTTCCTTCGCATCATTTGCAATTCCAAAAGCATTCAAATCCCCATATCCTCCCATTCTTAGTTCCGAAAAAGTTTCAAACTTTACACCGCGCATTTCGATTGACCTGTCTCAGAAGAAACCTCATTTACCCAAGTGCTCGGATTCATCAGCTGAACCAGATAATACTGCAAATTCTACTACAATTATATTCCTGAAAG GACTAGCAAAATCTACAGCAGAGGGAAGATTAAAGGTGGTATTTTCACAATTTGGAGATGTCAGCCGAG TCAAAATCATAACAGATAAGATAAGTAAGCAACCGTTGGGGTTTGCATATATCTGGTTTCCCGATAAAGAATCTGCACAATCTGCTGTCCAAGAGATGAATGGAAAG TTCTTAGATGGCAGGTTTATACAGGTTCAGATGGCAAAGCCTGGATCCTGCAAGCCTAATGTCAAGACAGCACCTTATAAATTCTAG